The following proteins are co-located in the Camelina sativa cultivar DH55 chromosome 12, Cs, whole genome shotgun sequence genome:
- the LOC109128180 gene encoding protein tesmin/TSO1-like CXC 2, producing MDTPQKSIAQIGTPISKSRFEDSPVFNYINSLSPIRPVKSIQNPHQFSSLNFTSPPPVFTSPHLTSSHKESRFFKTHNSSSSHPTNPVEFREDESASNESVSAEDTKDVNVDDASKPEEASVEMVLPQTNPSSPVASMIKYLY from the exons ATGGATACGCCTCAGAAGAGTATCGCCCAGATCGGAACTCCAATTTCCAAATCCAGATTTgag GATTCACCAGTGTTCAACTACATTAACAGTTTGTCTCCAATAAGACCAGTCAAATCCATTCAAAACCCTCACCAGTTTAGCTCTTTGAATTTCACTTCCCCTCCTCCTGTTTTCACCTCACCACACCTTACTTCTTCTCACAAAGAGTCCAGGTTCTTCAAGACtcacaactcttcttcttctcaccctaCCAATCCCGTTGAATTCCGAGAAGACGAGTCTGCTTCTAATGAATCAGTGTCAGCAGAAGATACAAAAGATGTCAACGTTGATGATGCTTCCAAGCCAGAGGAAGCTTCAGTTGAAATGGTGCTGCCACAAACGAATCCTAGTAGTCCAGTTGCTTCTATGATCAAATACTTGTATTGA